One Manihot esculenta cultivar AM560-2 chromosome 6, M.esculenta_v8, whole genome shotgun sequence DNA segment encodes these proteins:
- the LOC110617638 gene encoding probable purine permease 5 isoform X2, which produces MDEETGQPSVSLRDKMSNWKAQALEAYKRKPISHWILLLLSVGAMLVAFPASSLLSRVYYANGGTSKWIISWVAVAGWPLTALILFPTYFFCKTSPTPLTLKLLVSYIFLGFLSAADNLMYAYAYAYLPASTASLLASSSLVFSALFGYFIVHNKLNASIINAIVIITAAMTIIALDSDSDRYDYVSEHQYIMGFIWDTLGSALHGLIFALSELVFIKLLGKRSFLVVLEQQVMVSFFGFVFTTIGIIVNKDFQAMKSEAKNFEGGEVSYILVLVWSTITFQLGVLGSTAVLYLASTVLAGVLNAVRVPITSIAAVILLHDPMSGFKILSLIITFWGFGSYIYGNSSASKVSSS; this is translated from the coding sequence ATGGATGAGGAAACAGGGCAACCTTCTGTTTCATTGCGCGACAAAATGTCTAACTGGAAAGCTCAGGCTTTGGAAGCATACAAAAGAAAGCCAATCTCACACTGGATTCTTTTACTTCTGAGTGTTGGAGCAATGCTTGTGGCATTTCCTGCTTCAAGTCTACTTTCGCGTGTTTATTATGCAAATGGGGGTACAAGCAAGTGGATTATTTCATGGGTGGCAGTTGCTGGGTGGCCTCTAACTGCTTTAATTTTATTCCCCACTTACTTCTTTTGTAAAACTTCTCCAACTCCTCTGACTCTAAAACTTCTTGTCTCTTATATTTTCCTGGGTTTCTTAAGTGCTGCTGACAACCTGATGTATGCATATGCATATGCCTATCTCCCAGCGTCAACTGCCTCTCTTCTGGCTTCATCATCCCTGGTGTTTTCTGCTCTGTTTGGATATTTTATTGTGCACAACAAATTGAATGCTTCAATTATAAATGCTATTGTGATAATTACTGCTGCTATGACCATAATTGCATTGGATTCGGATTCTGACAGATATGACTATGTCAGTGAGCATCAGTAtattatgggttttatatgggATACCTTGGGATCTGCTCTCCATGGGCTCATTTTTGCTCTTTCAGAGCTAGTTTTCATTAAATTGCTTGGAAAAAGGTCCTTCCTTGTTGTATTGGAGCAACAGGTCATGGTTTCTTTCTTTGGTTTTGTATTTACGACCATTGGGATCATTGTGAACAAAGATTTTCAAGCAATGAAATCCGAGGCCAAAAATTTCGAAGGTGGAGAAGTTTCGTATATCCTGGTTCTTGTCTGGAGTACAATTACCTTTCAGTTGGGGGTACTGGGAAGCACTGCTGTGCTTTATTTGGCTTCTACTGTGTTGGCTGGTGTTCTCAATGCAGTGAGGGTACCCATCACAAGCATCGCCGCTGTTATTTTGCTGCACGACCCCATGAGTGGTTTCAAGATTCTCTCATTGATAATAACATTCTGGGGATTTGGTTCTTACATCTATGGCAATTCCTCTGCTAGTAAAGTTTCCTCGTCGTAG
- the LOC110617638 gene encoding probable purine permease 5 isoform X1, with protein MLEEVLLEAGERMDEETGQPSVSLRDKMSNWKAQALEAYKRKPISHWILLLLSVGAMLVAFPASSLLSRVYYANGGTSKWIISWVAVAGWPLTALILFPTYFFCKTSPTPLTLKLLVSYIFLGFLSAADNLMYAYAYAYLPASTASLLASSSLVFSALFGYFIVHNKLNASIINAIVIITAAMTIIALDSDSDRYDYVSEHQYIMGFIWDTLGSALHGLIFALSELVFIKLLGKRSFLVVLEQQVMVSFFGFVFTTIGIIVNKDFQAMKSEAKNFEGGEVSYILVLVWSTITFQLGVLGSTAVLYLASTVLAGVLNAVRVPITSIAAVILLHDPMSGFKILSLIITFWGFGSYIYGNSSASKVSSS; from the exons ATGCTGGAAGAGGTGCTTTTGGAGGCTG GTGAAAGAATGGATGAGGAAACAGGGCAACCTTCTGTTTCATTGCGCGACAAAATGTCTAACTGGAAAGCTCAGGCTTTGGAAGCATACAAAAGAAAGCCAATCTCACACTGGATTCTTTTACTTCTGAGTGTTGGAGCAATGCTTGTGGCATTTCCTGCTTCAAGTCTACTTTCGCGTGTTTATTATGCAAATGGGGGTACAAGCAAGTGGATTATTTCATGGGTGGCAGTTGCTGGGTGGCCTCTAACTGCTTTAATTTTATTCCCCACTTACTTCTTTTGTAAAACTTCTCCAACTCCTCTGACTCTAAAACTTCTTGTCTCTTATATTTTCCTGGGTTTCTTAAGTGCTGCTGACAACCTGATGTATGCATATGCATATGCCTATCTCCCAGCGTCAACTGCCTCTCTTCTGGCTTCATCATCCCTGGTGTTTTCTGCTCTGTTTGGATATTTTATTGTGCACAACAAATTGAATGCTTCAATTATAAATGCTATTGTGATAATTACTGCTGCTATGACCATAATTGCATTGGATTCGGATTCTGACAGATATGACTATGTCAGTGAGCATCAGTAtattatgggttttatatgggATACCTTGGGATCTGCTCTCCATGGGCTCATTTTTGCTCTTTCAGAGCTAGTTTTCATTAAATTGCTTGGAAAAAGGTCCTTCCTTGTTGTATTGGAGCAACAGGTCATGGTTTCTTTCTTTGGTTTTGTATTTACGACCATTGGGATCATTGTGAACAAAGATTTTCAAGCAATGAAATCCGAGGCCAAAAATTTCGAAGGTGGAGAAGTTTCGTATATCCTGGTTCTTGTCTGGAGTACAATTACCTTTCAGTTGGGGGTACTGGGAAGCACTGCTGTGCTTTATTTGGCTTCTACTGTGTTGGCTGGTGTTCTCAATGCAGTGAGGGTACCCATCACAAGCATCGCCGCTGTTATTTTGCTGCACGACCCCATGAGTGGTTTCAAGATTCTCTCATTGATAATAACATTCTGGGGATTTGGTTCTTACATCTATGGCAATTCCTCTGCTAGTAAAGTTTCCTCGTCGTAG